The Lysobacter luteus genome contains the following window.
ACACGCGCATGCCGTCCACGCCGGCGGAATCGGTGAACACCTTGAACTGCGAGTCCTTCACCTGCGCGTCCACGTCCACCAGTTCCAGCGCGATACGCAGGTCGGGCTTGTCGGAGCCGTAGCGGCGCATCGCCTCGGCCCAGGTCATGCGCGGGAAGGCACCGAGGTCGACCTCGATCACCTCGGCGAACACCTCGCGGATCATCTGCTCGACGGTGTCCTGCACGTCGCGCTCCTGGACCCAGGCGAACTCCATGTCGAGCTGGGTGAACTCGAGCTGGCGATCGGCGCGCAGGGCCTCGTCGCGGAAGCAACGGGCGACCTGGTAGTAGCGGTCGAAGCCCGCCATCATCAGGATCTGCTTGAACAACTGCGGGCTCTGCGGCAGCGCGTAGAACTCCCCCGGGTGCATGCGTGCCGGCACCAGGAAGTCGCGCGCGCCTTCGGGGGTGGCCTTGGTCAGGATCGGCGTCTCGATGTCCTGGAAGTCGCGGGCGTCGAGCCAGCGACGCAGCGCCGCGACCAGTCGGGTGCGGATGCGCATCTTGCGCTGCATCGCGGGGGTGCGCAGGTCCAGGTAACGGTACTTGAGGCGGATGTCCTCGCCCGGGTTCTCGTGCGCGTGGAACGGCAGCGGCTCGGCCTTGTTGAGCACCTCGATGGCGGTGGCAACCACTTCGACCTGGCCCGTGCGGATCTTGTTGTTGACCGATTCGCGGCGGCGCACGGTGCCGGTCACGCGCAGGCAGTCCTCGTAGCCCACCTGCGCCGCGGTCGCGATCACCGCGGCATTGCCCTCGGCCTGCGAAGGCTCGGCCACCACCTGCACGATGCCCTCGTGGTCGCGCAGATCGATGAAGCACAGGCCGCCGAGGTCACGGGCGACGTCGGCCCAGCCGCACAGGGTGACGGTCTGGTCGATCAGCGACTCGTCGATCAGGCCGCAGAAATGGGTACGCATGGGGGAGCTCCGGGACACGGTTCACCGGCTACGCGCCGGAAAGCCCGCTAGTTTAGCGGCCGGCGCCGGGCCCTGCTCCGTCCCGCGCTCAGGCCTTGGGCGCGTCCGGCTTGGCCGGGGCCGGGTCGGCCTTCTTGGCCGGTTCGGCCGGCTTGCCTCCCAGGGCGTCACCCTTGGAATCGCCCTTGGCCGCGCCGCCATCACCGGCCAGGTTGCGCTTGCGGTCCCCGTCCTTCTTGAAGTCGGTTTCGTACCAGCCGCCGCCGGCCAGCCGGAACTGCGGCGCGGTCAACTGACGGCGCACCTTCGGCTGGCCACATTCGGGGCAGTCAACCGGGTCGGCGTCGGACAGTTTCTGCAGGCGGTCGAAATGGTGGCCGCAGGCGGCGCACTCGAAGGCGTAAATCGGCATTGGACTTCACGGGAGCAACAACGGTGCGCGGATTGTGGGGCTCCGGCGCCGCGAATCAAGCCCGGGCGCACCCGGCGGCCTGCCGGGCCGGCGCCTGACCCGTTCATCATTGCCGCATTGCTAAGGTCGCCCGCCTCGCCGCCGCCCACCCGCCTCTGGAGCCGCCGATGATCGCCACCGTCCGTCCGCTCGCCGCGCTGCTGGCCGGGGTCGCCCTGCTGCTGATGGGCAGCGGCCTGCTGGGCAGCCTGCTGGGCGTGCGTGGTCAGCTGGAAGGCTTCGACGCGCGGACCTTCGGACTGGTGATGTCGAGCTACTTCATCGGCTTCCTGATCGGTACCTACGTCGCCCCCAACCTGATCCAGCGGATCGGCCACATCCGTGCGTTCGCCTTCTACGCCGCGCTGACCGCGTCGGCCGCACTGCTGCACGCGATCCTGCTGTCGCCGGTGGCGTGGGGCCTGTTGCGGCTGGTGACCGGCATCGCGCTGGTCGGCCTGTATACGGTGATCGAGAGTTGGCTCAACGCGGCCGCGCCGCCGAACAAGCGCAGCCAGGTGTTCGCTGTGTACATGGCGGTCAACCTGGGCGCGCTGGCAGTCGGGCAACAGTTGTTCGGGCGGTCCGACCCGGCGTCGTTCATCCCGTTCACGGTCGTCGCCATCCTGATCTGCTGTGCCGCGTTGCCGGTCACCGCCAGCCGGATGACCCAGCCGCAGTTGCCCCACGTACCGCGGCTGGCCCTTGCCTCGATCTACCGCGCCGCGCCGGCGGCCGCGACCGGGGCGCTGCTTTCGGGAACCGCGATGGGCGGGTTCTGGGCCCTCGGCCCGGTTTACGCGACCCGCCTCGGGCTGGATGTCAGCGCCGTCGCGCACCTGATGAGCGCGGCGATCATCGGTGGCGCCCTGCTGCAACTGCCGATCGGTCGCCTGTCGGACCGCGCCGACCGCCGCAGCGCGATGATCCTGGTAAGCGTGCTCGCCGCGGCGATCGCGACGGCGCTGGTGTTCGTCGGCGACGTGCAGGACGGCGGCGGCTACCACTGGCAGCTGTACGTGCTGTTCTTCGCCTACGGCGGACTCGTGTTCTCGGTCTACCCGATCTGCGTCGCCCACCTGCTCGACCTCCTGCCGAAGGAAGACATGCTGTCGGGGTGCAGCAGCCTGTTGCTGCTCAACGGGGTCGGATCGGCAATCGGTCCGGCGCTCGCCGGCCAGGCCATGGACCGCCTCGGCCCGCAGGCGCTGCCGGGGTTCTTTGCCACCGCCTTCGCTGCACTGGCCGTGGTGGCGGCCGCGCGCATGCTGATCCGCCACCGCGACCGTGACCACCCCGGTCACTTCCACCCGATGCTGCGCACCACGCCGTCGGCGCTGGAACTGCTGCCCGAGACCGACACCAACGACGCGCCGCCAGCGGCTTCGCGCCAACGCTAGGTCCTCGCGGCGTTCACCCGCCATCGCCCGCGGCTCTGCTGCAATGCCGCCATGGACGAGCCGCGCCTTTACCGCATCGACGCCTTCACCACCGAACCCGGCCGGGGCAACCCGGCAGGCGTGGTCACCCATGCTGACGCCCTCGACGAGGCACGCATGCAGGCGATCGCGCGCGAGATGGGGTTCTCCGAGACCGCCTTCGTACTGCAGGCCAGCGGCGACGACCACGACGTGCGGTTGCGTTTCTTCACCCCGACCACGGAGGTACCGGTCTGCGGCCACGCCACGGTCGGCGCGCACTACGCGCTGGCGCTGGAGAGCGGGCGCGCCGGTCGCACCCGCCAATTGACCGGCGCCGGCGTGCAGACGGTCGAGGTGAACGCGTACATGGGTGATTTCACCGTCCGGATCGAACAGGGCCCGCCGGTGTTCCACGCGCCGCTGGCGCCGCACCTGGTCCGCGACGTCATGGCCGCGCTCGGGCTGGAGGCCGGCGACTTCGACTTCCGCTGTCCACTGCAGGTGGTCGGCACCGGCCACGGCAAGCTCATGGTCGCGCTGGAGCGCCGTTCACGACTGGTCGAGCTTCAGCCCGACTTCGACCGGCTGGCCGCGCTGAGCCCCGCCATCGGCAGCAACGGCTATTTCGTGTTCACCCTGGACGTGGACGAGGACGACGACGCGCTGTGCCACGGCCGCATGTTCGCTCCCGCGATCGGGGTCGACGAGGACCCGGTCACCGGCAACGCGAATGGACCGCTGGGCGCCTACCTGGTGCGCCACGGCCTGTTGCGCAGCGAGGACGGCGTGGTCCGGTTCCGCGCCCGCCAGCAGGCGGCCACCGGCCGCGGTGGCTACGTCGACGTCGAGGTGCGGGTGCGCAACGGTGAACCGGTGGACGTCGCCATCACCGGGCACGCGGTGCTGGGGTCGCAGGTCGCGCAGTTGCTGCCCGACAGCGCCTGACGTCGACCCGGCGCCGCGACGCGCATCGGGCAACGGACCGGCAGCTCAGCCGGTGATCACCGGCGGCCGGGGCGGCCGGGCGGCGGCGTCCTCGCGCATGCGGTCCTCGGGGTGCGACGCCGGCGGCGCGTCGATTGGATCGACATCGAACGGCGCGCGCAGCACCAGCGACGGCAGCAGCGTGTTGAGCACGGTGTACAGGATCAGCGCACCGAACAGCACCGCCGGCAGGTCGAACCGCACGTACAGGATGTTGGCCAGCACCAGCGTGAACACCAGCGTCGGCGACAGTGCCAGCGCGACCTTCAGGCTGCTGCGGCGCTGCTCGCCGAACATCAGTCGGCGCTGCAGCCAGACCACGCCGATGCGCAGCGGCACCAGCACCAGCGTCAGCACGACGCCGAGGCCGAGCGCTTCCCAAGTCAGCGCATCGCGGGAGATCTCGGTACCGGCGTGGAAAAAGTAGAACGGCACGAAGAACGTCGCGAACAAGCGCAACGCGTGCATGTTGTCGTCCGAAGCCAGCCGTGGCATCCGCAGCCGCAGCATGCGGGCCACCAGGCCGGCCACGAACGCGCCGACCAGGTAGTAGACGCCCAGTTTGTAGGTGATGAACGCCGCGACCATGCCGACCATCACCAGCAGCGAGAACTCCGACCCGGGCGCATGCGGCACGACCCAGCGGCCGAGCGCCACGAACAGCAACGGCAGGCCGATGATCATCGCGGTCATCGCCAGCGAGGACACCCCCAGCTGGGTCATGTCGCCGGCCTGCAGCACCACGAACAGCGCCGCCAGCGCCATCAGCTCACCGGCGATCGCCTTGCTGGTCACCCAGAAGCGCTCCTCCTCGTCCAGCCCGAGCCGCTCGAGGGTATCGAGGATGAAGCCGGTGGACGGCGTCAGCAGCGCCAACGCAACCAGTGCAGCCGCCTGCCAGTCCAACCCCAGGTAGCGCCACGCCAGCCAGCCGACGCCGACCAGCGACGCCGCGCGCACGACCAGATGCGCCAGCAGCGGGCCGAGCTGCTTGCGCAACGCGCGCAGGTCCACCTCCAGCCCGGCGAACAGGAACAGCGACGAAATGCCCAGGGTGGACAGCAGCACGATCACCGGGTCGTGGGTGCGGTCGCCAAAGGCCAGCATCGCGCCGACGCCGAACAACAGGCAGGTGATCGGCGCCGGCAGCTTGAAGCGCTGCAGGGCCCGGGGAATGACCAGCAGGCCGAAGATCAGCAGCAGGTAAACCAGTTCATTGCTCATCGGTGGCGCCGGTTCGGTATCGGCGCATGGTCGACGCAAACGGCGAGTGGCGGCAAGCCGCCGCGCCCACAGCGCAAGACCGGCGGCCCCGGCCGGACCCCGCCGGCCCCGTTCGTGCCCGGGCGCGCTACGCTTGGCCCAATTCCAGCGAGAACCGCCACATGCCCGCTTCCACTGCTTCGCGCAACCTGGTCCCGTTGATCGCCGCCGCCCTGCTGGCGATCGGCCTGGTGCTGGCCGGCTGGTTCGCCGCCGGCGGCATGAAGCACCTGCGCATCGCCGACCGGTTCGTGGTCGTCAAGGGTTCGGCCGAGCAGATCGTCGAAGCCGACCGGGTGGTGTGGCCGTTGCCGCACTCGGTCGGCGGCAACGACCTGGCCCAGGTGCAGCGCGAGCTCGACGCCAACACCGCGGTGATCCGCCGGTTCTTCGTCGACGCAGGCTTCGACGCCGACGACATCATGGTCTCGCCACCGAGCCTGGAGGACCGCTGGGCGTGGGCCTACGGGGACAACCGCCCGGCCGAGCGCTTCCGCTACTCCACCACCGTCACCCTGCGCACCGACGACGTGCCCAAGGCGCTGGAGGTCCTGCGCCGCAGCGGCGAACTGGTGTCGAAGGGGGTGATGATCGGCGAGGGCAGCGCGCCGGAGTTCGACTACACCCGCCTCAACGACATCAAGCCCGGGCTCATTGCCGAGGCCACCGCGGCCGCACGCGATTCGGCGGTTCAGTTTGCCAAGGATTCCGGCTCGCGCCTGGGCGGCATCCGTAGCGCCAACCAGGGCGTGGTCAGCATCGACGACCGCGACCAGAGCAGCCCGCAGGTCAAACGCGTGCGCGTGGTGACGACGGTGCAGTACTTCCTGCGCGACTGAGCCACGGACGAAGCGCATGTAGGAGCGACGTGAGTCGCGACCTGAACATCGCGCCATGGATGATCCGGCGGGTCGCGACTTACGTCGCTCCTACCTCGGAACCGTCATTGCGATTGGCGGTGAAGGCGCCTCACGCCGCATCGACCTCGTACAGCGCCAGCAGCTCGGCCTCGGCCTGCTCCAGCGCCAGGCGCAAGGTCGCCTGCTGCTTGCCCAGCTCAGTGCCGCGCGCGCCGCCATCGGCATAGACCGACGGGTCGGCCAGCGCCGCCTCCACGGCGGCCACCTCCGCCTCCAGCTCGGCAACCCGCTGCTCGGCCTTGGCCAGCTTGTGCGGGTTGGCCTTGCCCTTGCGCGAAGTCGCCGGGGCCGCGGTCGCGGGAGCCTGGACCGGGGTCGGCGGGGCCTTGGAGCGGCCCTTGCCATCGTTGGAGTTGTCACGTGCACGCAGCCAGCTGGCGTACGCGTCCAGGTCGCCGTCGAACGGCTGGGCGACGCCGTCGGCGACGCGCCAGAAGGTATCGCAGACCAGCCCGATCAGGTGGCGGTCGTGGCTGACCAGCACGATCGCG
Protein-coding sequences here:
- the aspS gene encoding aspartate--tRNA ligase: MRTHFCGLIDESLIDQTVTLCGWADVARDLGGLCFIDLRDHEGIVQVVAEPSQAEGNAAVIATAAQVGYEDCLRVTGTVRRRESVNNKIRTGQVEVVATAIEVLNKAEPLPFHAHENPGEDIRLKYRYLDLRTPAMQRKMRIRTRLVAALRRWLDARDFQDIETPILTKATPEGARDFLVPARMHPGEFYALPQSPQLFKQILMMAGFDRYYQVARCFRDEALRADRQLEFTQLDMEFAWVQERDVQDTVEQMIREVFAEVIEVDLGAFPRMTWAEAMRRYGSDKPDLRIALELVDVDAQVKDSQFKVFTDSAGVDGMRVCALRIPGGAALSRKQIDEYAAHAAKYGAKGLAYAKLGEDGAVNSPVAKFFDEAAFAALLQHVGAGKGDIVFFGAGAYNTVSDFMGAVRLKAGKDFSLVEDGWKPLWVTDFPMFEWDEEAQRYVALHHPFTAPAVDDVDGLRANARTATSRGYDMVLNGNEIGGGSIRIHRPAMQAAVFELLGIGAEEQQAKFGFLLDALKYGAPPHGGIAFGIDRIAALMAGTESIRDVIAFPKTTGAQCLMTDAPSPIPDAQLAEVHVAVRPRPVSG
- a CDS encoding FmdB family zinc ribbon protein, encoding MPIYAFECAACGHHFDRLQKLSDADPVDCPECGQPKVRRQLTAPQFRLAGGGWYETDFKKDGDRKRNLAGDGGAAKGDSKGDALGGKPAEPAKKADPAPAKPDAPKA
- a CDS encoding MFS transporter, with amino-acid sequence MIATVRPLAALLAGVALLLMGSGLLGSLLGVRGQLEGFDARTFGLVMSSYFIGFLIGTYVAPNLIQRIGHIRAFAFYAALTASAALLHAILLSPVAWGLLRLVTGIALVGLYTVIESWLNAAAPPNKRSQVFAVYMAVNLGALAVGQQLFGRSDPASFIPFTVVAILICCAALPVTASRMTQPQLPHVPRLALASIYRAAPAAATGALLSGTAMGGFWALGPVYATRLGLDVSAVAHLMSAAIIGGALLQLPIGRLSDRADRRSAMILVSVLAAAIATALVFVGDVQDGGGYHWQLYVLFFAYGGLVFSVYPICVAHLLDLLPKEDMLSGCSSLLLLNGVGSAIGPALAGQAMDRLGPQALPGFFATAFAALAVVAAARMLIRHRDRDHPGHFHPMLRTTPSALELLPETDTNDAPPAASRQR
- a CDS encoding PhzF family phenazine biosynthesis isomerase is translated as MDEPRLYRIDAFTTEPGRGNPAGVVTHADALDEARMQAIAREMGFSETAFVLQASGDDHDVRLRFFTPTTEVPVCGHATVGAHYALALESGRAGRTRQLTGAGVQTVEVNAYMGDFTVRIEQGPPVFHAPLAPHLVRDVMAALGLEAGDFDFRCPLQVVGTGHGKLMVALERRSRLVELQPDFDRLAALSPAIGSNGYFVFTLDVDEDDDALCHGRMFAPAIGVDEDPVTGNANGPLGAYLVRHGLLRSEDGVVRFRARQQAATGRGGYVDVEVRVRNGEPVDVAITGHAVLGSQVAQLLPDSA
- a CDS encoding cation:proton antiporter gives rise to the protein MSNELVYLLLIFGLLVIPRALQRFKLPAPITCLLFGVGAMLAFGDRTHDPVIVLLSTLGISSLFLFAGLEVDLRALRKQLGPLLAHLVVRAASLVGVGWLAWRYLGLDWQAAALVALALLTPSTGFILDTLERLGLDEEERFWVTSKAIAGELMALAALFVVLQAGDMTQLGVSSLAMTAMIIGLPLLFVALGRWVVPHAPGSEFSLLVMVGMVAAFITYKLGVYYLVGAFVAGLVARMLRLRMPRLASDDNMHALRLFATFFVPFYFFHAGTEISRDALTWEALGLGVVLTLVLVPLRIGVVWLQRRLMFGEQRRSSLKVALALSPTLVFTLVLANILYVRFDLPAVLFGALILYTVLNTLLPSLVLRAPFDVDPIDAPPASHPEDRMREDAAARPPRPPVITG
- a CDS encoding SIMPL domain-containing protein, coding for MPASTASRNLVPLIAAALLAIGLVLAGWFAAGGMKHLRIADRFVVVKGSAEQIVEADRVVWPLPHSVGGNDLAQVQRELDANTAVIRRFFVDAGFDADDIMVSPPSLEDRWAWAYGDNRPAERFRYSTTVTLRTDDVPKALEVLRRSGELVSKGVMIGEGSAPEFDYTRLNDIKPGLIAEATAAARDSAVQFAKDSGSRLGGIRSANQGVVSIDDRDQSSPQVKRVRVVTTVQYFLRD